Proteins from one Thermococcus sp. M36 genomic window:
- a CDS encoding ABC transporter ATP-binding protein, producing the protein MVEVKLEKITKRFGNFEAVKDLSLTIKDGEFLVLLGPSGCGKTTTLRMISGLDTPTEGRIYFGDRDVTYLPPKDRNISMVFQSYAVWPHMKVFDNIAFPLKVKKYSEDEIRKRVKWVAELLQIEELLDRYPGQLSGGQRQRVAVARAIVVEPDVLLMDEPLSNLDAKLRVAMRAEIKKLQAKLDVTTIYVTHDQVEAMTMGDRIAVMNAGRLLQVGPPTEVYLKPRSLFVATFIGAPEMNVVDVSVVEKDGGIALEGDGFTLSLPDDFGELLGEYTGKDVLLGIRPEHMTVKGVSTLEHVTRTAEMDGVVDFIEALGTDTIIHAKIGGSIIKIKLPGHIPLPIGENIKIEIDLDNIHMFDRDTKKAIV; encoded by the coding sequence ATGGTTGAAGTCAAACTTGAGAAAATCACCAAGAGATTTGGGAACTTCGAGGCAGTTAAAGATCTGAGCCTGACGATAAAGGACGGCGAATTCCTCGTCCTCCTCGGGCCGAGCGGTTGCGGCAAAACCACGACGCTGAGGATGATATCCGGCCTCGACACCCCGACGGAGGGGAGGATATACTTCGGAGACAGGGACGTTACCTACCTCCCGCCAAAGGACAGGAACATATCCATGGTCTTCCAGAGCTACGCCGTGTGGCCTCACATGAAGGTTTTCGACAACATAGCCTTCCCTCTCAAGGTGAAGAAGTACTCCGAGGACGAGATACGGAAGCGTGTCAAGTGGGTGGCGGAACTGCTCCAGATAGAGGAGCTCCTCGACCGCTATCCTGGACAGCTCTCCGGTGGCCAGAGGCAGCGCGTCGCAGTCGCGAGGGCGATAGTGGTCGAGCCCGATGTTCTGCTCATGGACGAGCCGCTCAGCAACCTCGACGCAAAGCTCAGGGTCGCGATGCGCGCTGAGATAAAGAAGCTCCAGGCGAAGCTCGACGTTACCACCATCTACGTCACCCACGACCAGGTCGAGGCAATGACCATGGGCGACAGGATAGCCGTGATGAACGCGGGGAGGCTCCTCCAGGTCGGCCCGCCCACGGAGGTCTACCTCAAGCCCAGGTCGCTCTTCGTCGCGACCTTCATTGGTGCGCCCGAGATGAACGTCGTCGATGTCAGCGTGGTCGAGAAGGACGGCGGAATAGCCCTTGAAGGGGACGGATTCACACTTTCCCTCCCGGACGATTTCGGGGAGCTCCTCGGTGAGTACACTGGAAAGGACGTCCTCCTTGGCATAAGGCCCGAGCACATGACGGTCAAGGGGGTTTCAACGCTCGAGCACGTTACCAGGACTGCGGAGATGGATGGGGTAGTTGACTTCATCGAGGCCCTCGGTACAGACACGATAATCCATGCTAAGATTGGGGGCTCGATAATCAAGATAAAGCTTCCCGGCCACATACCCCTTCCGATAGGCGAAAACATTAAAATCGAGATAGACCTTGACAATATCCATATGTTTGACAGGGACACCAAAAAAGCGATAGTCTGA
- a CDS encoding carbohydrate ABC transporter permease, with protein MNDEMKYLLKRIATYAVVFTIFIWVLLPLAIAFLYGFTTAEDYYNPDKIIPTKLTTKYIETILFTLGAWNGIRNSVIVAVMTIAISFLLGIPAGYAMARFIFPGKDTIKLSIVGLRMFPVIVMAIPLVILYINLRLIDTLLGVALAHTAMSLPFVILITSSIFAGVSKELEEAALVFGLTRLGAFRKITLPLTLPGLAAAAMFTFVMSWNEVFMASILTLNNRTLPALILSIVAGAGGGAAPDYYKFAAAFIMTLPAMVFVFFTRKYLVTMWGITLK; from the coding sequence ATGAACGACGAGATGAAGTACCTCCTGAAAAGAATCGCCACGTACGCGGTGGTCTTCACGATATTCATCTGGGTACTGCTCCCACTGGCCATCGCTTTCCTCTACGGCTTCACTACGGCGGAGGACTACTACAACCCGGACAAGATAATCCCGACCAAGCTCACGACGAAGTACATTGAGACAATACTCTTCACCCTCGGGGCGTGGAATGGAATACGGAACAGCGTCATAGTCGCCGTGATGACCATAGCGATAAGCTTCCTGCTCGGAATTCCGGCGGGGTATGCAATGGCGAGGTTCATCTTCCCCGGCAAGGACACCATAAAGCTCTCCATAGTGGGCCTCAGGATGTTCCCGGTCATAGTCATGGCCATACCGCTGGTCATCCTCTACATCAACCTCAGGCTTATAGACACCCTCCTCGGTGTCGCCCTGGCCCACACGGCGATGTCCCTTCCCTTCGTGATCCTGATAACGTCGAGCATATTCGCCGGTGTCTCGAAGGAGCTTGAGGAGGCGGCACTGGTCTTTGGCCTCACCCGCTTGGGGGCTTTCAGGAAGATAACCCTCCCCCTTACCCTGCCCGGACTGGCAGCGGCGGCGATGTTCACCTTCGTCATGAGCTGGAACGAGGTCTTTATGGCCTCCATCCTGACCCTCAACAACAGAACCCTGCCGGCGCTGATACTCTCGATAGTAGCGGGTGCCGGCGGAGGCGCCGCCCCGGACTACTATAAGTTCGCGGCGGCCTTCATAATGACGCTCCCGGCGATGGTGTTCGTGTTCTTCACCAGAAAGTACTTGGTGACAATGTGGGGTATAACGCTCAAGTGA
- a CDS encoding carbohydrate ABC transporter permease, which translates to MERRYLIPYLLLLPAVLYLLGFIGYPLIQAFYLAFTKDGAFSLDTVRRAVSDYYFWDAIKNTLLFGAVIVPIQLTLAVVLALFMNRAFKGRDLGIYALIIPLTISDVAAGLIWFSMLSPYGFLNKMLMNIGIIDTPIYFFGYQYRMREFLVIVLAEIWRATSIVFVIILAGLQMISREYIEAAEVFGAGYWTRLRHIVLPMLKPSIQSALIIRTLFAMQVFGIVLILAGRDIPVLAAEGFRQMVDIKDPGVASIYALIIAGVSLVLAALYVKFLRAEYLEVGRE; encoded by the coding sequence ATGGAGAGGCGCTACCTCATCCCCTACCTTTTACTTTTGCCGGCGGTTCTCTACCTTCTGGGTTTTATAGGCTATCCTCTAATCCAGGCGTTTTATCTGGCATTCACAAAGGATGGTGCCTTCTCCCTCGACACCGTGAGGAGGGCTGTCAGTGATTACTACTTCTGGGACGCCATCAAGAATACTCTTCTGTTCGGGGCGGTTATAGTCCCCATCCAGCTTACGCTCGCTGTTGTGCTCGCCCTGTTTATGAACCGCGCCTTTAAGGGGCGCGACCTCGGTATTTACGCCCTTATAATCCCCCTGACAATAAGCGATGTTGCTGCAGGTTTGATATGGTTCTCCATGCTCTCCCCCTATGGCTTCCTCAACAAGATGCTCATGAACATTGGAATAATTGATACGCCAATATACTTTTTCGGGTACCAGTACCGGATGAGGGAGTTCCTGGTCATAGTGCTCGCCGAGATCTGGAGGGCAACCTCGATAGTCTTTGTCATAATCCTTGCCGGCCTCCAGATGATAAGCAGGGAGTACATCGAAGCGGCCGAGGTCTTCGGCGCCGGCTACTGGACGAGGCTCAGGCACATAGTCCTTCCCATGCTCAAGCCCAGCATCCAGAGCGCCCTTATAATAAGGACGCTTTTCGCCATGCAGGTCTTTGGTATAGTCCTCATACTGGCTGGAAGGGACATACCGGTCCTAGCTGCCGAGGGCTTCCGCCAGATGGTTGACATCAAGGATCCGGGGGTTGCGTCGATCTACGCCCTCATCATAGCGGGCGTCTCCCTGGTACTGGCCGCTCTATACGTGAAGTTCCTCAGGGCGGAGTACCTGGAGGTGGGTAGGGAATGA
- a CDS encoding ABC transporter substrate-binding protein, producing the protein MKRLFGLLLVGVVVFAAVASGCIGGTTEKVTVTFLSTQLNPPEERVFVKDELLKPFTDESNVEINFVPIQYTDLITRLEGEEKTGKVTIDVIGDLHGGMDYMASQGWLTDLSNMPKLEGRTFISTFEKYSVINGKKVYVPWMSATYVMVVNKDAFKYLPAGLTQEDVMKGTEKWTYDALLQWGKNLKEATGRPQLGFPAGPKGLWHRFLHGYIYPSFTGYQAKKFNSPEAIEMWDYMKELWPYINPSSTVWDAMSDPLLKGEVMIAWDHTARLKNAIETKPDQFVVVPVPRGPKGRGFIVVLAGLAIPEGAPHQDEAWKLIDYLTRPDVQVKVLEKTGFFPTVEEASGKLPEGPLKILAQGVQAQASTPDALVAIIPNLGEKGGQFTSMYREAFERIVLKNEDPQKVLNELGPQMDAIFKELGAEAP; encoded by the coding sequence ATGAAGAGGTTGTTTGGACTTTTGTTGGTGGGTGTTGTTGTTTTTGCAGCAGTGGCCAGCGGCTGTATAGGGGGGACTACCGAGAAAGTTACCGTGACCTTCCTGTCCACCCAGCTGAACCCGCCCGAGGAGAGGGTCTTCGTAAAGGACGAGCTCCTTAAGCCCTTCACTGACGAGAGCAACGTGGAAATTAACTTCGTCCCGATACAGTACACCGACCTCATCACGAGGCTTGAAGGTGAGGAGAAGACCGGGAAGGTAACCATAGACGTTATCGGCGACCTCCACGGCGGTATGGACTACATGGCCTCCCAAGGCTGGCTGACGGACCTGAGCAACATGCCCAAGCTTGAGGGTAGGACGTTCATAAGCACTTTCGAGAAGTATTCCGTCATAAACGGGAAGAAGGTCTACGTCCCGTGGATGAGTGCCACCTACGTCATGGTCGTCAATAAGGACGCCTTCAAGTACCTTCCGGCGGGCCTTACTCAGGAGGACGTTATGAAGGGAACCGAGAAGTGGACCTACGACGCGCTCCTCCAGTGGGGCAAGAACCTCAAGGAAGCCACCGGCCGGCCGCAGCTCGGGTTCCCCGCTGGCCCAAAGGGTCTCTGGCACAGGTTCCTCCATGGCTACATCTACCCGAGCTTCACGGGCTACCAGGCAAAGAAGTTCAACAGTCCAGAGGCCATCGAGATGTGGGACTACATGAAGGAGCTCTGGCCCTACATCAACCCGTCCAGCACCGTCTGGGACGCTATGTCAGATCCGCTCCTCAAGGGAGAGGTCATGATAGCCTGGGATCACACGGCGAGGCTTAAGAACGCCATTGAGACCAAGCCAGACCAGTTCGTCGTCGTCCCGGTTCCGAGGGGGCCGAAGGGCAGGGGATTCATAGTCGTTCTCGCAGGCCTTGCCATACCCGAGGGTGCCCCCCATCAGGATGAAGCCTGGAAGCTCATAGATTACCTCACGAGGCCAGATGTCCAGGTCAAGGTTCTTGAGAAGACAGGATTCTTCCCGACCGTTGAAGAGGCCAGCGGGAAGTTGCCCGAGGGACCGCTCAAGATACTTGCCCAGGGAGTCCAGGCACAGGCCAGCACTCCGGACGCGCTCGTTGCCATAATACCCAATCTGGGGGAGAAGGGCGGACAGTTTACCAGCATGTACAGGGAGGCCTTTGAGAGGATAGTGCTCAAGAACGAAGACCCGCAGAAGGTTCTCAACGAGCTCGGCCCCCAGATGGACGCCATTTTCAAGGAGCTTGGAGCTGAAGCACCGTGA
- a CDS encoding Gfo/Idh/MocA family protein produces MEKLNFGIISYAHPHALRFASVISGGRHSELVAVSGDGSNSDVARIEARRHGARFYRNYEELLRDDNVEAVYIAIETYRHKEVAIRAAEEGKHVLLEKPIALSLKDADEVIKAAKRAGIKLMLPFNPRFTEPLRKAKEMIDAGEIGPLEYIQTISENVKPPISLQGLDMSWFLDASKSGGGGFMDTAPHGVDSLLWLTGDTPEKVYADIGSKIYGFPVDDIGTAVLEFKKGVVAVLTAGWGSPKGYPYGIEIKYYLVGRDGFLDVRTAYPDFTVYQERAEKIYWDRPDVRGIVEAFVEAVLGDSEVPITGEDAKKNLAIILAAYRSSREGRAVKPRL; encoded by the coding sequence ATGGAGAAGCTGAACTTCGGAATAATAAGCTACGCCCACCCGCACGCCCTGCGCTTCGCCTCTGTAATTTCTGGGGGCAGGCACTCAGAGCTTGTGGCAGTATCAGGGGACGGCTCCAATTCTGATGTGGCGAGGATTGAGGCGAGAAGGCACGGAGCGCGCTTCTACAGGAACTACGAGGAGCTTTTGAGGGACGATAATGTCGAGGCCGTCTACATAGCAATCGAGACTTATAGGCACAAGGAGGTAGCTATTAGGGCCGCCGAGGAGGGCAAGCACGTACTCCTTGAGAAGCCCATCGCCCTGAGCCTCAAGGACGCCGACGAGGTCATAAAGGCAGCGAAGAGGGCAGGGATAAAGCTCATGCTCCCCTTCAACCCGCGCTTTACAGAGCCGCTGAGGAAGGCCAAGGAGATGATAGATGCAGGTGAGATAGGGCCTCTAGAGTACATACAGACGATTTCGGAGAACGTTAAGCCGCCGATATCCCTGCAGGGGCTTGATATGAGCTGGTTCCTGGACGCGAGCAAGTCCGGCGGCGGTGGCTTTATGGACACCGCTCCACACGGTGTTGATTCCCTCCTCTGGCTGACGGGAGACACTCCAGAGAAGGTCTACGCAGACATAGGGAGCAAGATATACGGCTTCCCTGTTGATGACATTGGAACAGCGGTTCTTGAGTTCAAAAAAGGCGTTGTTGCTGTCCTGACTGCCGGTTGGGGCAGTCCGAAGGGCTACCCGTACGGGATAGAGATTAAGTACTACCTCGTCGGAAGAGACGGCTTCCTGGACGTTAGAACGGCCTATCCGGACTTTACCGTTTACCAGGAAAGGGCCGAGAAGATATACTGGGACAGACCCGACGTCAGGGGTATCGTTGAGGCCTTTGTGGAGGCAGTTCTGGGGGACAGTGAAGTGCCCATAACGGGCGAGGACGCGAAGAAGAACCTCGCGATAATCCTGGCGGCATACAGGTCTTCTCGGGAGGGCAGGGCAGTCAAGCCCAGGCTTTGA
- a CDS encoding Gfo/Idh/MocA family protein, with product MELKVGVVGCGNIFNLAHKNALRGMEGIKVVACMDLDESRAREGAREFGARPFTSFDEFLDLDLDVIEILTPTYTHSELAVKALRVGKHVIVEKPIALTVDEGERMIKTAEKEGLYLLVGHVRRFDKRWVQMKETIKKRNILPMHIRKAEVQNLPFPKDYWYWDENRSGGVAVDLGVHVTDFLRWFFESEPLSVYAVGKAIKEEAKANGTFDHFVMMIRFEGGKTGIAEVSWAYPYPSRYGIFYHHVDIIGRNGRIRYTPLDTPVVGVAKASFEMPRFSPLLSTFPDAFERELRHFFNVIRGREEPVVTAGDALTALRIAEKAKESARRGEVVEVWRS from the coding sequence ATGGAACTGAAGGTAGGTGTGGTAGGCTGTGGAAACATATTCAACCTCGCCCACAAAAATGCGCTGAGGGGAATGGAGGGAATCAAGGTCGTTGCCTGCATGGACTTAGACGAGAGCAGGGCGAGGGAAGGGGCCAGGGAGTTTGGGGCTAGGCCCTTCACGAGCTTCGACGAGTTCCTTGACCTTGACCTGGACGTCATTGAGATTCTGACCCCGACGTACACACACTCCGAACTGGCCGTAAAGGCCCTCAGGGTCGGGAAGCATGTCATCGTCGAGAAACCCATAGCACTCACGGTTGATGAAGGCGAGAGGATGATAAAAACCGCCGAGAAAGAGGGTCTCTACCTCCTCGTCGGCCACGTGAGGCGCTTTGACAAGAGATGGGTTCAGATGAAGGAAACCATCAAGAAGCGCAACATTCTGCCCATGCACATAAGGAAGGCCGAAGTCCAGAACCTGCCCTTCCCCAAGGACTACTGGTATTGGGATGAGAACAGGAGCGGTGGAGTCGCGGTTGACCTGGGCGTCCACGTCACGGACTTTCTGAGGTGGTTCTTCGAGAGTGAGCCTTTGAGTGTTTACGCCGTGGGGAAGGCCATAAAGGAAGAGGCCAAGGCCAACGGAACCTTTGACCACTTCGTCATGATGATAAGGTTCGAGGGAGGAAAGACGGGCATAGCCGAGGTCAGCTGGGCCTATCCTTATCCCTCACGCTACGGCATCTTCTACCACCACGTGGACATAATCGGCAGGAACGGCAGGATAAGGTACACCCCGCTCGATACTCCTGTGGTCGGTGTTGCAAAGGCCAGCTTTGAGATGCCGCGCTTCTCACCCCTGCTGTCCACGTTCCCGGATGCCTTCGAGCGGGAGCTGAGGCACTTCTTCAACGTCATAAGAGGCAGGGAGGAGCCAGTGGTGACGGCAGGGGACGCTCTGACAGCCCTGAGGATTGCAGAGAAGGCCAAGGAAAGCGCCCGCAGGGGGGAGGTGGTCGAAGTATGGAGAAGCTGA
- a CDS encoding glycosyltransferase — translation MKVIVGIPSYNNAGTISFVVRQAAEGLKKYFGGGVVVNADGGSTDGTREAVLKTQVPEGVEVHSFVYKWPIPGKGSAMKELMEFALEKEADAIVFVDSDLRSITPEWIYRFAKPIEDGYDFVAPLYIRHKWDGTITNNIAYPMTASLYGKNVRQPIGGDFGISRKLMEVYLENEDVWKTHVARFGVDIFLTTTAIARGFRIIQTALGMKIHDPKDPAASLGPMFNQVVGTLFMLMTRYENVWKNVKAIEEVPIFGELEKGEPEPVKVTLELLEIRAKELFAQHEAVLKRALSKETFEGVKKALKTFELDDRLWSHVLYDGAVSYRDGILEEAEPLVPLYFAKTADFVKRTVEMSTLEAEKLIEERAEIFLEEKDYLLERW, via the coding sequence ATGAAAGTTATCGTCGGGATTCCCAGCTACAACAACGCAGGGACGATTTCTTTCGTAGTCAGACAGGCGGCGGAAGGCCTCAAGAAGTACTTCGGCGGGGGTGTCGTGGTGAACGCCGACGGCGGCAGCACCGACGGGACGAGGGAGGCCGTGCTGAAGACCCAGGTGCCGGAAGGAGTGGAAGTCCACAGCTTCGTCTACAAGTGGCCCATTCCCGGCAAGGGCAGTGCCATGAAGGAGCTTATGGAGTTCGCCCTTGAGAAAGAGGCCGACGCGATAGTGTTCGTGGACAGCGACCTCAGGAGCATAACTCCCGAATGGATTTACCGCTTTGCGAAGCCGATAGAGGACGGCTATGACTTCGTGGCGCCACTCTACATAAGGCACAAGTGGGACGGAACGATAACCAATAACATAGCATATCCAATGACGGCCTCGCTTTACGGCAAGAACGTCAGACAGCCGATAGGCGGGGACTTCGGAATAAGCAGAAAGCTCATGGAGGTCTACCTGGAGAACGAGGACGTGTGGAAGACGCACGTCGCGCGCTTTGGCGTGGACATTTTCCTGACCACAACGGCCATAGCGAGGGGCTTCAGGATCATACAGACCGCCCTCGGAATGAAGATACACGACCCCAAAGACCCTGCCGCTTCCCTCGGCCCGATGTTCAACCAGGTCGTTGGGACGCTCTTCATGCTGATGACCCGCTACGAAAACGTCTGGAAGAACGTGAAGGCAATAGAGGAGGTGCCAATCTTCGGGGAGCTTGAGAAGGGTGAACCCGAGCCAGTGAAGGTAACCCTTGAGCTGCTGGAGATAAGGGCCAAGGAGCTGTTCGCCCAGCATGAGGCCGTCCTTAAGAGGGCTCTGAGCAAAGAAACCTTCGAAGGCGTGAAAAAAGCCCTGAAAACCTTCGAACTCGACGACAGGCTCTGGAGCCACGTCCTCTATGACGGGGCCGTCTCCTACAGGGATGGAATCCTTGAGGAAGCCGAGCCGCTCGTTCCGCTATACTTCGCAAAAACTGCAGACTTCGTGAAGAGAACGGTGGAGATGAGCACTCTAGAGGCAGAAAAACTGATAGAGGAGAGGGCGGAGATCTTCCTTGAGGAGAAGGACTACCTGCTAGAGCGTTGGTGA
- a CDS encoding carbohydrate kinase: MMVSIGEVLIDFIALQEGKLKDVRSFEKHPGGAPANVAVGLARLGVESALVSKVGDDPFGDFLLERLCDEGVETFIPRDPEKHTGVVFVQLIGAKPEFILYDGVAYFNLRKEDVPFDVLEGAEVVHFGSVLFAREPSRSTLFGLLNGLKGKVPLSYDVNIRPDLWRGREEEMLRDIERALTLADIIKLGDGELTFLTENGIEVGGFDFKLLAVTKGEEGSELVSGGARAHVPTYKVEPVDTTGAGDAFMAALLAGLHYSSLLGKEGLNESELARIGRFANLIAALSTILRGAWSVPKMEEIALMREFRELHQRSSR, translated from the coding sequence ATGATGGTCTCGATCGGTGAAGTGCTCATAGACTTCATAGCCCTCCAGGAGGGAAAGCTTAAGGACGTGAGGTCTTTCGAAAAGCACCCCGGCGGCGCCCCGGCAAACGTTGCCGTTGGTCTTGCGAGGCTCGGCGTTGAAAGCGCGCTGGTGAGTAAAGTTGGGGACGACCCCTTCGGCGACTTCCTGCTCGAAAGGCTCTGTGATGAGGGTGTGGAAACCTTCATCCCCCGCGACCCGGAAAAGCACACCGGAGTGGTCTTCGTCCAGCTGATAGGGGCAAAGCCGGAGTTCATACTCTACGACGGGGTCGCGTACTTTAACCTGAGGAAGGAGGACGTCCCCTTTGATGTTCTGGAGGGGGCCGAGGTCGTCCACTTCGGTTCGGTGCTCTTCGCCAGGGAGCCGTCGCGGTCAACTCTCTTCGGGCTCCTGAACGGGCTGAAGGGAAAGGTCCCGCTCAGCTACGATGTCAACATAAGGCCAGACCTCTGGCGCGGAAGGGAGGAAGAGATGCTGAGGGACATCGAGCGGGCTTTGACCTTGGCGGACATCATCAAGCTCGGAGACGGTGAACTGACGTTCCTCACGGAAAACGGCATCGAAGTTGGGGGCTTTGATTTCAAGCTCCTCGCGGTCACCAAGGGTGAAGAGGGAAGCGAGCTGGTGAGCGGAGGGGCCAGGGCTCACGTGCCGACCTACAAGGTCGAACCCGTTGATACAACCGGGGCTGGAGATGCCTTCATGGCGGCCCTTCTCGCCGGCCTGCATTACTCCAGCCTCCTGGGAAAGGAGGGCCTCAACGAGAGCGAGCTCGCAAGAATAGGCCGCTTTGCAAACCTCATAGCTGCTCTCTCGACGATCCTCAGAGGAGCATGGAGCGTCCCAAAAATGGAAGAAATAGCCCTGATGAGGGAATTCCGGGAGCTTCACCAACGCTCTAGCAGGTAG